In the genome of Quercus robur chromosome 3, dhQueRobu3.1, whole genome shotgun sequence, one region contains:
- the LOC126717933 gene encoding 60S ribosomal protein L44-like → MVNVPKTKKTYCKSKECRKHTLHKVTQYKKGKDSLAVQGKRRYDRKQSGYGGQTKPVFHKKAKTTKKIVLRLQCQSCKHMSQHPIKRCKHFEIGGDKKGKGTSLF, encoded by the exons ATG GTGAACGTTCCTAAGACAAAGAAGACATACTGCAAGAGCAAGGAGTGCAGGAAGCACACCTTGCATAAGGTTACACAGTACAAGAAGGGCAAGGATAGTCTTGCTGTTCAGGGAAAGCGCCGCTATGACCGCAAGCAATCTGGTTATGGAGGACAGACCAAACCTGTCTTCCACAAAAAG GCAAAGACTACGAAGAAGATTGTGCTAAGGTTGCAGTGCCAGAGCTGCAAGCACATGTCGCAACATCCAATTAAG CGCTGCAAACACTTTGAAATTGGGGGTGATAAAAAAGGCAAGGGGACATCTCTTTTCTAG